In the Methanosphaera stadtmanae DSM 3091 genome, AATTTCCATAGATAAAATTATTAAATCTTTTAGTTCTTTCATCACGTTGAGTTTTAAGAGTACCTGTAATTCTAACTTTATCTCCTGGAGCTAATGTATCAACAAGATCATCTTCTAGTATTATGTTAATCTGTCTTGGCTGATCTCCTCCTGAAAGATTTTCAAGAGGTTCTTGTAACTTAACAGTTTGTGTATCCATATATCTAGATTCATCTTGAACTAATCTAAATGATCTTCCACCACATTCCTGACATACTGCTGGTTCATGTATGATATTTGATTTCTGTTCTACTTCATGCATTCTCATACAACTTCTACATTCAAAAACAGCACTCATTATTCTTGGATGAATTTCATCAGTTTTACGAACAATTCCATCTACTGCTATGAATTTACCAATAAATTCACTACGTAAAAATCTTAATGGAATGTTGTTTCTCACATTTTTAAATCTAACATTTAATTTTGCATTTTTTCGTTGTGGATCTATATTTACTATTGATTTTGTTGCAGCTTCAAGTGTTTCATCTGGTTTTTCAATTAATAAATCTGCAGAATCAGGGTCAAACATTTCTAATTCATTATAATCTACTACAACAGATTTTTCCTCTGGAAACATATCAAGTACAGCAAATACTTCGTCCTTACAACGAGTACTAAAAAATTCTTCAAGTTTTAATGTTGAGGATGGTGTTAAATTTTTTCGATTTTCGCTTCTCGTTGTCATATGATATTAGTTTATTTGTGTTATTATTTTTATATTTAATAGTGGTGTTTTTTATAAGACAACTTTTTTTTACATAATAATTATTAATACTTTTAATAATAAAAAAATATACTAGAGATAAAATAACTAAGAATAATATATTATTAGATTAGAGAGGTTTTTTATGAAAAAATCAAGGTTAAGACTTTTTAAAACAACTTCTTTAACAATTTCTTTAATTGGTATAATTTTAATTTTATTAACTATTGGTGTAGTTGGATATATCATAGTGACAGATGTAACAAATTCTGTTTCCACAACTGTAAATAGTGGTTCTGCATATGATAATTTAACTCAGTTAAAATCAGATTATAATAATTTATCACAGAAATATTCGGCTTTAAATGAACAGTTAGGAACTCATGCTGAAAATAATGTTAAAACTAATTATAATGAAGGTAAATTGAAATTATCTGAATTAAATGAAACTATTAATTCAATAGAAAGTGATATTAATAAAGGTGCTTCTGATAAAATAATCAGTAGTGAAATTAATCAAGCAAAAGAAGATATAAAAGAAGCTGAAGAAGTGTATAATAATATAACTGCATCTAAGTAGTTGTGCTTCTTCAAATTATTTTTTTTATTAACTATTTTTTACTACCTCTAAATCCACGTGCAATAACATACATTTCAGCACTACGTTTACGTGAAGAGTTAGGCTTTGTTGTTTTTACATTTCTAAATTTTTTCTTTAGATTCTTAATTATTTCTTGATATGCTTCTCCTTGAAAAGCTTTCATAATAAGATTTCCATTATTTTTTAGAATATTATCTATAATTTCAATTACAGCCATTGAAAGATCGTATGCTCTAAAATTATCAATATCTTTAATTCCTGTAAGTTTTGGTGCAGCATCAGATAATACTACATCTGCTTTTCCATCAATTAATTCAATAATAATATCCTGTGTTTCTTTTGTAGTAAAATCTCCTTTAACTCCAGTGTATGCTTCATGATCAATTGGCTTAATATATTCAAGATCAACACTAATAATCTGTCCTTTTCCTTCTTCACCAATAGTTTCAGCAACAACTTGGCTCCATCCACCAGGTGCTGCTCCTAAATCAACTACATTATAATCTGGTTTTAGTAAACTGTATTTCTTATCTAATTGTTTTAATTTATATGATGCACGTGAACGATAATTTTGTTTTTTAGCTAATTTATAATAATGTTCTTTATCATGTTTTGCTTTCCATCTGCTCATATTAATTACCTCCTAAATTGTGAAAAATCTAATGCTTTACATGTTGGTTGTCCTACCTTGATTATTTGAGCATCTACATTTGAATCTTTTATTTCAAGTAACATGACTGTAGGATCACTAAGGCGTGGTTGTGTTGGACTTCCAGGATTTAGAAGTAGTATATCATCTATTTGTTTAATTAATGCTTGATGTGTATGTCCACTAATTAAAATATCCACATTTAATTCTTTAGCTTTGTAATATAGTTGTTGTTCATCACCTTTAGGATATACCACTCCATGTGTTAGGCCTATTGTTAGGTTATCAATGGATAATATTTCGTATTCATTTAATCCAATATTACCATCACAATTTCCACATACTGCAGTTACTGGTGCAATTTCTTCAAGTTTCCTAATAACATCAGGTGTTTCAACATCTCCTGCATGTAATATTAAATCAACACCTTTAAATACTTCAAAAACCTTTTCTGGAATTTCATATGAACGTGATGGTATATGTGTATCTGATATAACGCCTATTAACATAAAAACATAAACTCCATATTCTTTAATTATACTCTTTTTAAAATAAAATCTATTAATTAATAGTTATATTATTCTTTAATAATTTACTTATTCCATGTTTACAATTACTTTCCATTGAAAAAAATATTAATATTTATATAACCTATTCAAATATCATTTTATATAATAATTTATTTGGAAAAAATCTATACTATTTCTATTTGAATAAATTTTTTCTTGAAATAAAAGTGTTAAATATAATCTTTCATTATTATTAATTAAATAAAAAAAGGAGATAGAATATGAGTGAATTAATTATTTGTGAAAAACCTAAAGTGGCTGAAAAAGTAGCTAAAGCTTTATCTGATTCACCAGTAAAAAATTCATATAAAAGAGTACCATATTATGAGTTTACAAATGGAAATGGAACAAAAATTACAGTATTATCTGCAGTGGGTCATTTATTTTCATTAAAAGCAAAAAATAAAAAGGATAAACGTTTATTTGATGTTGAATGGGTACCTTTAAGTGAAACTGATAAATCAAAAAAATATGTTAAAAATTATATAGATACTATAAAGAAATTCTCAAAAGATGCAGATAGATTCATACATGCATGTGATTATGATACAGAAGGAACATTAATAGGATTTAATGCTCTAAGATATATCTGTGGAGAAGATAGTATTGATAAATCATTTAGAATGAAATTTTCAGCTTTAACAAAAAAAGACTTAATAGAATCATATTCAAATGCATATCCATTAAAAGAAGATAAATCATGGGTAGATAGTGGAGAAACACGTCATGTTCTTGATTTCTTATTTGGAGTAAATATCTCAAAATCAATGACAGACTCTGTGTTGAATGTAACAAATAGATATGTTCAATTATCTGCTGGACGTGTACAAACACCAACACTTGCAATACTAACAGAACGTGAAAAGGAAATACAAAAGTTCATACCAGAACCTTACTGGCTAATAAAAGCAAAACTTCAAAAATCAATAGTAGCAGATCATAAGAAGGGTAAAATCTTTGATAAAAAGGAAGTAGATGCAATTCTTAAAAATTGTAAAGGAAAGGATGCTACAGTAGAAAAAATAACCAATAGAAAAACTAAAAAAGATTTACCAGTACCATTTGAATTAGGAACATTACAATCAGAAGCATATGCACAATTTGGTTTTACTCCACGTAAAACACAACAAATAGCACAAAATCTCTATGTTGAGGGATACACATCCTATCCAAGAACATCATCACAGAAACTTCCAGAATCCTTAGGACTACCAAATATACTTAGTCAACTATCTAAACATCCAAAATATAAGGATAAGATAAGTCAACTAGAACAACCATACAAACCACATGAAGGTAAAAAAACTGATGAGGCACATCCTGCAATACATCCAACAGGAACATTACCTAAGGACATATCTGAGGATTATCAGAAGATTTATGATCTTATAACATATAGATTTATCAGTATATTTGGTAAACCTGCAGAAATGGAATCTATAAAAGTAGAATTAGATATTGGTGGAGAACCATTCTCATTTTCAAGACAAAGAATTTCTAAGGAAGGATGGTTAAGTTTAGATCCATATCAGTATAAAAAAGTTAAAAATGAGGAATTCCCAGAGATAAAAGAGGGTCAAACAACTAAAGCTAAAGTAGCTAGTGAAGAAAAAGAAACAAAACCACCTGCAAGATATAATCAAGCATCAATTATAAGGGAACTTGAAAAAAGAGGTTTAGGAACAAAATCCACAAGGGCAAACATAGTTTCAATATTATATACTAGAAAATATGTTGAAGGTAAAAAAATAGAAGTTAGTCAACTTGGTCAACAAATAATAAATACTCTAGAAAAATATTCTGAAAGAATTACTAGTGAACAAATGACTCGTGAATTTGAAACTGACATATCTAATATTAAGGAAAATGAAATTACAGAAGCAACTGTGATTGAAGATGCTAAAAAAGAGTTAAATGGAATTCTTGATTCTATTGATGATAATATTGAAGATATTGGTAAGGAATTATATGGTGCATATGAACAAAGTCGTGTAGTTGGAAAATGTGGTTGTGGTGGTAACTTAATAATAATTTCATCACCACGTGGTGGAAAATTCGTTGGATGTTCTAATTATCCAGATTGTAAGAAAACATATTCATTACCAGCAGGTGCTAATGTTCTTAAAACTACATGTGAAAAATGTGGACTACCACTAATTTCATATGGAAAACCTAGACAAAGAGCATGTCTAGATTTTGAATGTGCAAATGGTGGACAAAAATCAACAAATGATGTTGTTGGTGAATGTCCTGATTGTGGTAAAGATCTAATAAAAAGAATGGGTAGATTTGGTGAATTTATAGGATGTACTGGTTTTCCTAAGTGTAGATTCACATCATCCATCGATGACTTTGAGAAATCTAAGAAAGAATCAGAGAAGAAAGATTAATATAAGAATATAATACTTAGAATGAATAAATTTTCTAGGTATTAACACTCCTTTTTTTTTAATTATTTGAAATAATTTCATATAAATGTTTTAGTATGATAAGTGTACCTTCTTTATTTAAGTGTTTATCATCACTTTGTTGTTGTGATGAATAGATACATGCCGGACATCCATTATCACAATCACAATCTCTAACTAATTCATAAGACATTTTAACAATATCTTTAAATAATTTATATGCTTTATTTGTTAATCCAACACCACCTTCAAATCCATCATATATGAATATTGTTGCATTTAATGTGTCTTCATGCATATTTTTAGTTACACCACCTAAATCATATGTATCACACATTACATGGAATGGAGCAACAGAAAGCATGACATTTTCAACACCTTGAAGACATCCCATAAAAACGTCCTTAAATTTTTCACTTGTAACTAGTGTTTCTTCTAAGTGTTGTCTTATATCATAGGGTATTGTAAACCAGAAACCCTTAGTTTTAAAATTCAGTGGTGGAAGATTTAATTTCTTTGATGATGAAATTTTACTAAATGTAATTGTATTGTATCTATCATACTTCTCAGTAACATTTAAACTACCATAACTAAGTTTAATATCTCCAATATTCTCTTCTTTTTCTTTTTTCAATAGTTTAACATCGACTTCTTTCAATGCTTGAGTATAGTAATTTAGATTTTTTTTCTTTACATACACACGACGTTCTTGTATGTCTAGTTTTCTTACAAGATATGTTTCACCATTATGTATTAAAACAGCATTTTCATGTGCTTCTCTAAATGCTTGTTTTTCACTCATTTCTTCAAGGAATTTATGGTCATTGAATACTTTATATGGTTCTGAACGAACATCACTTAGATTTACTTCAAAATTTGGTGATTTATCTTGTTTTAATAATTCAATATCATTATAAACCCACTGATTATCTTTGTATTTAACAATACCTTCAGTTTCTAAATCACTAATTTCATCAATAACAATACCTTCATCATCGAATCCAAAACTTTCAATTTCACCTAATTTTAGTGGAATTTCATATGCTGCACATTTAAGATGTCCTCTTAGTATTTGCTGATTGTTTAAGTCGATTATTGCATGTTCATGTGTTTTATTGAAGAATACTTCCGGATGTTTCATAAAGTATTGATCTAATGGATTTTCAAATGCAAGCATTGTAATAATTGATTCTTGGTTACGTCGTCCAGCACGTCCTGCCTGTTGCCATGTGGATATGAGTGTTCCTGGATATCCTGATATAATAACACTATCTAATGAACCAATATTTATTCCTAATTCAAGGGCATTTGTTGTTACTATTCCCTTAATTTTACCAGATTTAAGATCATCTTCTATTTTTTTTCTCTCATCAACTGTATATCCTGCTCTATATGCAGTTATTTTATTGCATAATTCTGGTTTTTCAGATTTTAATCTATCCTTTGCTCTAAGAGCAATGACTTCTGCCATTTTACGTGATATTTCAAAACATATTGTTTGTAAATCATTTTTTAAGTATGTGTTAAATAATTTTAAAGTATCTTGGTGTATTGATGGTTTTTTCTTTGATTCAAGAGCATATGGATTAAAGAACATGAAATATTTCTTACCTGATGGTGATCCATTATTATCCACTATTTTAAATTTAAGTCCTGTTAGTTTTTCACTAAATTCCACGGGATTTGCAAGTGTTGCAGTTGATATAATAAATTGTGGATTTGAACCATAGTATTTACAGATTCTTTTTAATCTTCTTATTAAAAATGCCATATTTGAACCAAACACACCTCTATACTGGTGTGCTTCATCTATTATGATGTATTTAATATTTTCGAAGAATCTTTGCCATTGTTTATGCCATGGAAGTATTAGATGTAGTTCATAGGGATTTGTTATAACAAGTCGTGACTTTCTTTTTATTTCGGGTCGTTTTGATTTGGGTGTATCTCCATCATATTTTTCAGGATATATCTCTAAATCATATTCTTTATCAATATTTAATAAGCTCTTTAATTGGTCATTAGCCAATGCCTTTGTTGGATAAATATATAATGCAGTATCTTGTTTATTATTAGTTAAATCTTCTAGTACAGGTAGTGTGAATGATAATGTTTTTCCACTTGCAGTGGGTGTTGTTATTATTACATTTTCATTGTTTCGAACATGTTTTAGTGCTTCATATTGGTGTGTGTAGAGTTTAATATGGTGTTCTTTAAGATATCTACTCAATGGTTGGGGAAGTTTAACATCTTCTGTTGTATATCTTGCATGTCTTGGAGGAATTTCTTCTATATGTTCAATTCTATCTCTAAACCATTTCTTGTTTTTGAAATATGTGAGTATGTCTGTTATCATTCTTTTTAACTACCTTTATTTTTTAATTTTTTTTATTCTTTAAAATTATATTTATTATTACTATCTGATTTTTGTATTTTAATAAATTAAGTAATTAACCATAGATAAAAAAAGAATGGATTTAGTTATACGTACTATTTTTTGATAATATGTATATTAATCTATTTTTTGGAGTATATTCTGATTTGGTTAATTTTTAATATTTTATTTTATAATATAGTCTATTAAAATTTTTTTTTATTTTTAAAATATATGTTTGTCCTGTTATTTCTACTTTGTTTAGTTAAATGGATATTTTTTATAATTTAAGTATATTTTTTTATTTATTAATTTATTTTTTTAAGTAATTTGTATTTTATATGTTCTTTTAGGGCTGTATATTTCTCTATTTATTTTTCTAGTGTTTTATTATTCTTAATATAATTTATATATTATTTTGTTAGTGGATTTTTATTTTATATTGTTTTTAAAAATCTTATTTTTTTTAAACTATTTTTTATAAATTTAAATATATCTTTAAACTTAAATCTTTATAAGGATATTTTTTTGATTGATATAAATAAACAATCTAAATTAATATAATAATATTCTCGTTAGATACAGTTTATAATCTGAATTAAAGAAATTTATCAAAATTGACAAATAGTATCCTATTATTCTATCTATATTGGAGGTAAAAAAGGAGAATTAACACATGGACAATAAAAATTTAGCAATCAAAATAGCGCCTTTCATAATCGCGATATTACTAGTATTAGCAGTTTTTGCAGTTAGAGCAGAAACAATTAATCTTGGAGGAATCACCAATTCCAGTCAAAAAGCACTATATCAAGATGATAGTGGAATGCCGTATTTTACTGAGATAGACTCATATTATAATTATCGTTTAACTGAGAATTATTTAAAAAATGGACAACTTGGTGATACGGTTGTTAATGGAACGTCATGGGATTCGTTGTCAACGTCTCCTAATGGTCGTGAAGTTAATTATCAACCAGTAATAGTTATATTAGCAGCTTTAGTATATAAATTCGTTAATATGTTTGGATCTGTGTCTTTAACACAGGTAGCATTCTGGCTAGGTCCAATTATAGGATCACTGGCTGTATTACCAGCATTTTATATTGTTAGAAGAGCTACTGGAAATACTTGGGGAGCAATAGTAGCAGGTGTAATTGCAGGAGCAGCACCAGCATACTTCTCACACACATATGGTGGATTTTTTGATACAGATATGTTCAATGTTCTATTGCCGTTAATGATAGTAGTATTCCTAACTGAAAGTGTTTATGCATCAAAACCATTATTTAAGGGTTTATATGCTGGAATAGCATCGTTATTCCTAGGTTTATTTGCTCTGTCATGGAGTGGATATACATACATGGTATTATTAACATTTGGTACATTGATTTTATTCATACCTATTAGCTATATTATGGATAAAAAAGATGGAAAGGATTTATCAAATAAAAAGCAATGGCTTAAAAACAATCCTGCAACATTACCACTTGTAGTATTTATTATACTATCAATAATTATTCTTGCATTAACAGTAGGTTCTTCAATGTTTGAATCAATTACAACTGTTCTTGGTTCAGCAACAAGCTTACAAAGTGCAACTGCAGGTACAGCATATCCTAACGTATATGTATCTGTAGGGGAACTTCAAATTCCACAAGTTATTGATGTAGCAAATCAAAGTGGTGGATTATTCTCATTATTATATGCAGTTGCTGCATTATTCTTAATGGGATATGTATTAAGAAAAAAACCAGTAAACAAAGATAAAAAAGACGAAACTGAAGAAAAAACAGAAACAATTGAGGATAAAAAGCCTAGAAATAGGAGATACACTCCTAAAACTAAAAAAGCTGAAGAAGTTATGCATCATGAAGATGTATTTAAACCAGGAAGATATGAATTAACATCAAAAGAAAAATATAATAACTTATTCCTATATGTTCTTACATTACTTTGGATTCTTGGTATAGCAATAATGTTAACACAAGGTACAAGGTTTATAGAACAATTTGCAGTACCAGTAGCACTGTTATCTGGTCTGTTTGTAGGAATCATGGTTAAATATATCGATTTAAAAACTGAAAATTATTCATATGTAGCATTAATTGCAGCAATACTTGTATTGTTAGCAGTGGTAAGTCCATTATATGCAGATCATTTAGCTTCTTCCCAAGCTGTGGGAAGTACAAACGATGATATGTACAATACATTAACATGGATTAAAGCAAATACATCACAAGACACTGTACTTGCATCTTGGTGGGACTTTGGTCACCTATTCACAGCAGTTGCTGACCGTCAAGTAGTATTTGATGGGGGTTCACAGAATAACATGAGAGCCTATTGGATAGGTAATGCCCTAACATCAACAGATGAGGCAAAATCTGCAGGTATTTTAAGAATGCTTGCAAACAGTGGAGAAGATGCATCTAATACATTAGATTTATATACAAATAATACAGAAAAAACTGTAGAAATATTAAATGCAATTTTACCAATGGATAGAACAGAAGCAAATTCAGCATTAACTGGTACTTATGGCTTATCACAACAAGAAGCTAACTCAGTACTTGATTTAACACATCCTGCAAAAGTAAAACCTGTAAACTTAATATTAAGTTCGGATATGCTTTCAAAAGCAGCATGGTGGTCATACTTTGGTTCATGGGACTTTAAAAACCAAAATTCAACACATTACTCATATTATCCATCTCAAAGTAATATTGAAAACATTAATGGAAGAGAATTTACATTAGGTATGGATAATGGTGTTATAGGAGTAAGTTCACCAACCAATGAAACAAATGGTAGTACAATGACATTTGCATATGTGGATCAATCAAAACTAAATAAAAGTTTAAATATGTCCACACTAGAAGATAAACAACGCATGTCTAAAGAATTATCAGATGGTACTGGAAATACATTACTAAAACCACATAAATTAATTGTTGTAGAAAACAATCAATTAACAGAAAAAATAGTTAACAATAACAGTAACATGTCTATTATGGCTATACATCAAAACGATGGTTCATATTTCACAGTATTATTTGATTCACATTTAGAAGAATCATTATTCACAAAACTATACCTTAAAAGTGGATTAAATGTGACAAGATTCAACATGACACATTCAGAACCAGGAATAAGTGTATGGGATGTATCTGAATATGCAAATACAACTGCCAACAGTACAACAAATTCAAGTACTAATGGTACAAATGTTCAAACAAATACTTCAACTTAAACCCCTCTTTTTTTTTATTTTTATGATTCAAAGACTAGAATAATGTATTGATATATTAATTTTTTAATGAAATTTTGAGCTTGTAAAAAGTAGATACTCTTTTTTTATAAAACTATGATTTAACTATTTATATAATAACTTATAGAATTATTACCAAATGAATAAGGTTATGGAGATATTATTTTGAAGACACTTTCAGACATTTCAGAATCTGTTTTAATTCCTACTAATTCTTCACTGGATAAACTTCTTGGTGGAGGTATAGAAAAAGGATGTATTACTCAGTTTTATGGACCTCCTGGTTCTGGAAAAACTAATATTGCATTGAAAATATTATATGAAGCTACAAAAAATGGATCTAAGGCAATATATATGGATACTGAAGGTGGATTATCTTTAGAGAGAATACAACAAATAGCGGGAACTGATTTTGGTTCTATATCTAAGAATATTTATATTTTAGAGCCAAAATCCTTTGATGAACAAATATTGGATATTCAAAATATTGAAGACATATTAAAAAAAGACAAATCTATTGATATGTTAATAATAGATTCAATAGTAGCATTGTATAGGGTAGAGGATGGAGATCCTTCAGAAATAAATAAGAGATTGGGTCGGCTAATGGCAAAATTATTGAGATTAAGTAGGGAATATAACGTAGCAATTGTTATTACTAATCAAATATATTCTCCATTTGATTCTGATGATTTAATAATAGAACCTATTGGTGGTACAGTTTTAAAATATTGGAGTAAAATAATAATTGAAATAGAAAAAAGTGTAGATTCTCTAAAAAGAACAGCTACATTACAAAGACATAAAACTAAAGCACCAGGTCAATCAATAAAATTTGAGATTATTGATAGAGGAATTATATAATTAAGAAATAGGGAGTAGAATTATGGTTTTTAAAAAGAAGGAAAAAAGAGTTCCAAGTGGATTTAACACAATAAATGAATTCTTTGATTACTTATATAAAAAAGAAGATTTAATTTGGATGGGACAAAATACTAATCATTTACAAAAGGATAAAGGTATAGAAGATGCATTAATTGCTGGAGCTAAAAAAAGAGATTATTGTAAATATCCACCACCTGAAGGTTTTCCAGAACTTAAAGAATTAATTCTTAAAGATTTAGAATTAGATCCTAATTTATTTGATGTACAAGTAACTGCAAGTGCAACAGAATCTCTATATCTTGCTATAAGTACATCATTATATCATGTAACAAATACAATAGCATCAGATCCAGGATATTTAATTATTAATAACTTCTGTAATAGATTTGGAAATCATGTAAAGGAAGTACCAATATATAATGAGGAATGTGGTTATAAATTAACACCAGAACTTATTAAAGAAAATATAGATATGGAAACAAAATTAATTGTATTAATTGATCCATTAAATCCAATAGGAACAGCATATACTAAGGATGAAATAAAAGAAATTGCAGAAATTGCAAAAGAAAATAATATAATTGTATTACATGATATAACATACAAAGACTTTGCAAGAGATCATACTCTTGTTGCAAAATATGCTCCAGAACATACAATTACAATATATAGTTTTTCTAAAATATTTGGAATGGCAGGTTTAAGAATAGGGGCAGTAATTAGTTCTCCAGATTTAATGAGACCAATAAGAGCTAGTGTAATAAACGATCTTGGAACAAATTCATTAGCACAAGAAGCAGGTATAGCAGGACTACATAGTAAATCATCATGGATTGAAGATATAAAAGAAACATGTTTCAAAAATCAAGAACTTATTAAAGAAGCTGTTGATGAAACACCTGGTGCTTTTCTACCAGTATATCCATCAGATGCAAATATGATGGTAATAGATATTTCACAAACTGGTGTTAAACCAGAGGATCTATCAGAGTATCTTCTAGAAGAAAAAAATATCTTTGTAAGAGAAGGAAATTATACAAGTAAACGCTTTGGAGATAGATACATACGTGTAAGTTATTCCATACCTACAAGTGAAGTTATGGAATTTAGGAATGAATTTAAAAATGCAATATTAACATTACAAAGAAAAAATAAAAAATAAGAAAAATAAGGAATTAGTTAAGAAGTATTTCTTTCTTCTAATTCACTTGGATTAACTACTTCTACATCCGGAACTTCTTTAGATTCATTATCCTTTGAAATTTCAGATTTAGATATGTTCAATAATAAATAGTCTCCTACTTCAGAAACCATTTCAGGAGTTATTTTAAAATTAACTTTTCTTAAACTAAGTTCATTAGGATTAATAGTTATTTCAGAAATAGTATTTTCTTTAAGATTAATATCAATATCTTGAATTTTACCAATTTCATTAGCATTATCATCTAATACTTTTTTACCAATTAGTTCCGATATTTTCATGTAGTGTTCCTCTAAATAATTTTTTTTATATAATAATATTGATTTTCTTATTAAAATAATCTTTTGTTTTATTAATTTTTAAATAAATAATTTAATTGTATGACTAATAAAAAGGAGGAGAATAAAAGATGCAGGAAGCGTGTAGATTAATAATAGAAGAAGCATTAAGTAGAAATATAACTACAAAGAAGGATTTAGAAAAACTTAAAATTCAAACATGTAGAGACTTAAAATTAAGTGGCTTCATGAGTAATTCTAAAAT is a window encoding:
- a CDS encoding PRC-barrel domain-containing protein; this encodes MKISELIGKKVLDDNANEIGKIQDIDINLKENTISEITINPNELSLRKVNFKITPEMVSEVGDYLLLNISKSEISKDNESKEVPDVEVVNPSELEERNTS
- the radB gene encoding DNA repair and recombination protein RadB, which codes for MKTLSDISESVLIPTNSSLDKLLGGGIEKGCITQFYGPPGSGKTNIALKILYEATKNGSKAIYMDTEGGLSLERIQQIAGTDFGSISKNIYILEPKSFDEQILDIQNIEDILKKDKSIDMLIIDSIVALYRVEDGDPSEINKRLGRLMAKLLRLSREYNVAIVITNQIYSPFDSDDLIIEPIGGTVLKYWSKIIIEIEKSVDSLKRTATLQRHKTKAPGQSIKFEIIDRGII
- a CDS encoding pyridoxal phosphate-dependent aminotransferase; this encodes MVFKKKEKRVPSGFNTINEFFDYLYKKEDLIWMGQNTNHLQKDKGIEDALIAGAKKRDYCKYPPPEGFPELKELILKDLELDPNLFDVQVTASATESLYLAISTSLYHVTNTIASDPGYLIINNFCNRFGNHVKEVPIYNEECGYKLTPELIKENIDMETKLIVLIDPLNPIGTAYTKDEIKEIAEIAKENNIIVLHDITYKDFARDHTLVAKYAPEHTITIYSFSKIFGMAGLRIGAVISSPDLMRPIRASVINDLGTNSLAQEAGIAGLHSKSSWIEDIKETCFKNQELIKEAVDETPGAFLPVYPSDANMMVIDISQTGVKPEDLSEYLLEEKNIFVREGNYTSKRFGDRYIRVSYSIPTSEVMEFRNEFKNAILTLQRKNKK
- a CDS encoding STT3 domain-containing protein, with translation MDNKNLAIKIAPFIIAILLVLAVFAVRAETINLGGITNSSQKALYQDDSGMPYFTEIDSYYNYRLTENYLKNGQLGDTVVNGTSWDSLSTSPNGREVNYQPVIVILAALVYKFVNMFGSVSLTQVAFWLGPIIGSLAVLPAFYIVRRATGNTWGAIVAGVIAGAAPAYFSHTYGGFFDTDMFNVLLPLMIVVFLTESVYASKPLFKGLYAGIASLFLGLFALSWSGYTYMVLLTFGTLILFIPISYIMDKKDGKDLSNKKQWLKNNPATLPLVVFIILSIIILALTVGSSMFESITTVLGSATSLQSATAGTAYPNVYVSVGELQIPQVIDVANQSGGLFSLLYAVAALFLMGYVLRKKPVNKDKKDETEEKTETIEDKKPRNRRYTPKTKKAEEVMHHEDVFKPGRYELTSKEKYNNLFLYVLTLLWILGIAIMLTQGTRFIEQFAVPVALLSGLFVGIMVKYIDLKTENYSYVALIAAILVLLAVVSPLYADHLASSQAVGSTNDDMYNTLTWIKANTSQDTVLASWWDFGHLFTAVADRQVVFDGGSQNNMRAYWIGNALTSTDEAKSAGILRMLANSGEDASNTLDLYTNNTEKTVEILNAILPMDRTEANSALTGTYGLSQQEANSVLDLTHPAKVKPVNLILSSDMLSKAAWWSYFGSWDFKNQNSTHYSYYPSQSNIENINGREFTLGMDNGVIGVSSPTNETNGSTMTFAYVDQSKLNKSLNMSTLEDKQRMSKELSDGTGNTLLKPHKLIVVENNQLTEKIVNNNSNMSIMAIHQNDGSYFTVLFDSHLEESLFTKLYLKSGLNVTRFNMTHSEPGISVWDVSEYANTTANSTTNSSTNGTNVQTNTST